One segment of Anatilimnocola aggregata DNA contains the following:
- a CDS encoding FecR domain-containing protein, producing MSDERLHHLIDSLLDGQLAESDQTEFVEELRSSAEARRVYWELIEQDSLLQEVVRESTGRDLARLASDDLSIARLSQTSPSLRETPSRFKIRYSLTAGAVLLSAVIGVVFAGSFWWQNSLPTTPAPSQGSVALLHSLTGDVWLSDPQQRAEKVTSGQQFLAGDKLQVGEEGEAEVLLADGSRLILGADSVLQFPSAEGDGERRVHLERGAAEVEAAVQLPDDPLILSTEQARLVVLGTRFRLYAGDGDSRVELEEGKVQFERSSDRKSVEVTAGQYAVVVAEQESTSPLIAQPLDANWRLRQTLLRAGRQIAFSHQGSRLATADHARIKVWDVSTGELQHILRTSAWSDRLAFTPSDDAIVALSESGQALLWSVGEPAAILSELKCEHGQLRRCDVSRSGSWLVQSSSVDSGYLPVWKIEPAGTISLVRSLTMKAGSVALAEGEAGSDTPLIVVASQWNGTTVKWDASSGKELARYRFGSELHRTALSLDGRLLAGFGNADGLLLVDTETGETRKLWPPGSVRVNRLRFSADGRAVFAAMNDGVARAWSTHDGQSLLVLSTGDSHLLSLDVSTDGVWVATSGDDGAVKIWQRESPTAPETK from the coding sequence ATGAGCGACGAGCGGCTGCATCATTTGATCGACAGTCTGTTGGATGGCCAGTTGGCGGAGTCTGACCAGACGGAGTTCGTCGAAGAACTTCGCAGTTCGGCAGAAGCGCGGCGAGTCTATTGGGAACTGATCGAGCAAGACTCCCTTCTGCAGGAAGTAGTGCGGGAGTCGACTGGTCGCGACCTGGCTCGTTTGGCCTCCGATGATTTGTCGATCGCGAGGTTGTCACAAACGTCGCCATCCCTGAGGGAAACGCCATCTAGGTTTAAGATCCGGTACTCGCTTACTGCTGGTGCGGTTTTACTGTCGGCAGTCATCGGTGTCGTATTTGCTGGCTCTTTCTGGTGGCAGAATTCCCTGCCGACGACACCCGCTCCCTCCCAAGGATCTGTGGCGTTGCTCCACTCGCTGACGGGCGACGTGTGGCTCTCGGATCCTCAGCAGCGAGCGGAAAAGGTGACCTCCGGCCAACAGTTCTTGGCCGGGGACAAATTGCAAGTTGGCGAAGAAGGGGAGGCTGAAGTCTTGCTCGCGGATGGATCTCGCCTGATCTTGGGCGCCGACTCCGTGTTGCAGTTTCCCTCCGCCGAAGGCGACGGCGAAAGGCGGGTACACTTGGAGCGTGGCGCCGCCGAGGTGGAAGCAGCAGTTCAATTGCCGGACGATCCCTTGATCTTGAGCACGGAGCAAGCGCGGCTCGTGGTCCTTGGCACGCGCTTCCGCTTGTATGCGGGCGACGGTGACTCGCGCGTTGAGTTGGAAGAGGGAAAGGTTCAATTCGAGCGCAGCAGCGACCGCAAATCGGTGGAAGTAACAGCGGGACAGTATGCAGTTGTTGTGGCGGAGCAGGAATCTACTTCGCCACTCATCGCCCAGCCGCTCGACGCAAACTGGCGTCTGCGGCAAACATTGCTGCGCGCAGGACGTCAGATTGCTTTCTCTCATCAAGGTTCCCGCCTAGCCACCGCCGATCACGCCCGGATTAAGGTCTGGGACGTTTCCACAGGTGAACTGCAGCACATTTTGAGGACTTCCGCCTGGAGCGATCGTCTTGCGTTTACACCCTCCGACGATGCGATCGTGGCACTGAGTGAAAGTGGCCAGGCTCTGCTTTGGAGCGTCGGCGAACCAGCCGCGATATTATCGGAGTTGAAGTGCGAGCATGGGCAGTTGCGGCGCTGCGATGTGTCACGCAGCGGCAGTTGGTTGGTGCAGTCATCGAGCGTTGACTCGGGTTATTTGCCGGTCTGGAAGATCGAGCCTGCAGGCACGATTTCACTCGTGCGGTCGCTGACGATGAAGGCAGGAAGCGTGGCCCTGGCGGAAGGCGAGGCTGGGAGCGACACTCCGCTCATTGTCGTAGCCAGTCAATGGAACGGCACGACAGTCAAATGGGACGCTTCCTCTGGCAAGGAACTCGCCCGCTACCGATTTGGATCCGAATTACACCGCACAGCCCTGTCGCTCGATGGGCGGTTGTTGGCCGGGTTTGGCAATGCCGACGGCTTGCTGCTGGTCGACACCGAAACGGGCGAAACGCGCAAGCTGTGGCCTCCGGGAAGCGTGCGCGTGAATCGCCTGCGTTTTTCCGCGGATGGACGCGCGGTATTCGCGGCTATGAACGATGGCGTAGCTCGCGCTTGGTCGACGCACGATGGCCAATCGCTTTTGGTGTTGTCAACCGGCGACTCGCATCTCCTGTCGCTCGACGTTTCCACCGATGGCGTCTGGGTGGCAACTTCCGGCGATGACGGAGCTGTCAAAATCTGGCAACGCGAATCCCCAACCGCACCGGAAACCAAATGA
- a CDS encoding DUF1501 domain-containing protein, producing MMDRLSPTCCPRSEHALSRRALLHGALAGGVAFGGFGRLFADDHAAAAKKNEKRVILVFMSGGPSQFETWDPKPGQPTGGPHISIPTSIPGVHFDEYMPNLSRLANRMATVRSMTSRNGDHDQGGYIAQTAYNPSAVVVPAPHWLSVCAHEKPVNEPGLPSYVMLGRDNFGTMHVPGAGYLGARYQALHCAGGGAGPQDLPKASEEAIAAFARREKLRSSFSESFAAGRDKRFIESHEGAFAQVGNLLRSGDLFDIQQEPQRDFDRYGSSQLGRDCLLARRLVERGVPFVRVQHQSGLAWDKHRRAFQSQRWITSEFDTAVGALIDDLVDRGLWSNTLLVLMGEFGRTPEISGQGQPGRNHWTKCWSLSFGGCGLKEGLVIGSTNENGTDLKDRPVTIHDLFCTFYKTLDINPHKELQFENRPIPFVEDKLGKPIAEVF from the coding sequence ATGATGGACAGGCTTTCCCCAACTTGCTGCCCCCGTAGCGAACATGCACTGTCGCGGCGGGCATTGTTGCACGGTGCGCTCGCCGGAGGCGTCGCCTTTGGTGGCTTTGGTCGCTTATTTGCGGACGATCATGCTGCGGCCGCAAAGAAGAATGAAAAACGGGTGATCCTCGTTTTCATGAGTGGCGGACCGAGTCAATTTGAAACTTGGGATCCCAAACCCGGGCAGCCGACTGGCGGGCCGCACATTTCGATTCCGACGTCGATCCCCGGAGTGCATTTTGACGAGTACATGCCGAACTTGTCGCGGCTCGCAAACCGCATGGCCACCGTTCGCAGCATGACCAGCCGCAATGGCGATCACGACCAAGGCGGCTATATCGCTCAAACCGCCTACAACCCGAGTGCCGTGGTCGTGCCCGCGCCTCATTGGCTTTCGGTCTGCGCTCATGAGAAGCCCGTGAACGAACCAGGACTGCCGTCGTATGTGATGCTCGGCCGGGACAACTTCGGCACGATGCACGTGCCAGGAGCCGGCTACCTCGGCGCAAGATACCAGGCCCTGCACTGTGCCGGGGGTGGGGCCGGTCCGCAGGATCTACCGAAAGCGAGCGAAGAGGCCATTGCGGCCTTCGCGCGACGGGAGAAGCTGCGAAGTTCCTTCAGCGAGTCCTTTGCGGCGGGTCGCGACAAGCGGTTCATCGAATCGCATGAGGGCGCGTTCGCGCAGGTTGGTAACCTGCTGCGTTCCGGCGACTTGTTCGATATCCAGCAGGAACCGCAGCGCGATTTCGACCGCTACGGCAGTAGTCAACTCGGGCGGGATTGCCTGCTCGCCCGACGGTTGGTCGAGCGCGGCGTGCCGTTTGTGCGTGTCCAACACCAAAGCGGCCTCGCGTGGGACAAGCATCGCCGCGCGTTTCAAAGCCAACGGTGGATCACCAGTGAGTTTGATACGGCGGTTGGTGCCTTGATTGACGACCTCGTCGACCGAGGTCTGTGGTCGAATACGCTGCTGGTCCTGATGGGCGAATTCGGGCGCACGCCGGAAATCTCCGGCCAGGGGCAGCCAGGACGCAACCACTGGACCAAATGCTGGTCGCTGTCCTTCGGCGGTTGCGGCCTGAAGGAGGGGCTGGTCATCGGCTCGACGAACGAAAACGGCACAGACCTCAAGGACCGACCTGTGACGATTCACGATCTGTTCTGCACGTTCTACAAGACGCTCGACATCAATCCGCACAAGGAACTGCAGTTCGAAAACCGTCCCATTCCCTTTGTGGAAGACAAACTCGGCAAGCCAATCGCGGAAGTGTTTTAG
- a CDS encoding WD40 repeat domain-containing protein, giving the protein MSFIMPGKLTKTEKTYFVDDGAKRGPLTMFRVRFHPTGDKLLALCVDRRVACWDLNGELQAVKNKKEKCVVGELLCPHEIGWIRGFDIHPRGEFVATGGSDRTLRLWKWTDGRPGEKPLHQTAAHDGWVEAVAFSPDGNTLATAGADRIVKIWSARELQPQHSLTGHTRYAADLVFTPDGRFLISGGEDGKLIVWDTQSWQIVRTIDFGGANDQYGQIPRHSGVHRLAASHDSRWLAAAGGEKLDVFDLASAELVASERVSMDVAFQPTGNVLIGGESEVKSWSYQAEKFAPPEKDKNGKPQAAKSIPGESLAAIKRGDWSLGMQFSSDGKRLALGKADGTVDLYELT; this is encoded by the coding sequence ATGTCATTTATCATGCCCGGCAAGCTCACCAAAACCGAAAAGACGTACTTCGTCGATGACGGCGCTAAACGTGGTCCGCTGACGATGTTTCGCGTGCGGTTTCATCCGACGGGAGACAAACTACTGGCGCTGTGCGTGGACCGCCGCGTCGCCTGTTGGGATTTGAACGGCGAGTTACAAGCCGTCAAAAACAAAAAGGAAAAGTGCGTTGTCGGTGAGCTTCTTTGTCCGCACGAGATTGGTTGGATTCGCGGTTTCGATATTCATCCGCGCGGCGAGTTTGTGGCGACGGGCGGGTCTGACCGTACGTTGCGGCTCTGGAAGTGGACCGATGGCCGGCCTGGCGAGAAGCCTTTGCATCAGACTGCGGCCCACGATGGCTGGGTAGAAGCGGTGGCGTTCTCGCCGGATGGCAACACCCTGGCCACAGCCGGCGCGGATCGTATCGTGAAAATCTGGAGTGCCAGAGAACTCCAACCACAGCACTCGCTGACCGGGCACACCCGATATGCGGCTGACCTGGTATTCACGCCGGACGGTCGGTTCCTCATCAGCGGCGGTGAAGATGGCAAGTTGATCGTCTGGGACACGCAATCTTGGCAAATAGTGCGAACGATTGATTTCGGCGGAGCGAACGATCAATACGGACAGATTCCTCGGCACAGCGGCGTCCATCGCCTGGCCGCTAGTCACGATAGCCGTTGGCTCGCGGCAGCCGGCGGCGAAAAGCTCGATGTGTTCGATCTCGCATCTGCGGAGCTCGTGGCCAGCGAACGGGTCAGCATGGATGTTGCCTTTCAGCCGACCGGCAATGTCCTGATCGGCGGCGAAAGCGAAGTTAAGTCCTGGTCGTATCAGGCCGAGAAGTTCGCTCCGCCTGAGAAGGACAAGAACGGCAAGCCTCAAGCCGCGAAGAGTATTCCTGGTGAATCGTTGGCGGCGATCAAACGCGGTGATTGGTCGCTCGGGATGCAATTCTCCTCCGACGGAAAGCGTCTGGCGCTGGGCAAGGCGGACGGCACTGTGGACTTATACGAACTGACCTAG
- a CDS encoding DUF1549 domain-containing protein, translating to MRRISKTLGAAIIGGMCWFASLAASAANPASGLIDTEIQAALSAKELTPAPRAEDSELLRRIYLDVLGRIPTSSEAAQYLADSSADKHHRLIDALLAHDEMPAYWRTVFDEWFNSAVGERDFGRDGFLVYLEEAIKTNKPWDRLAHEMLVPDLKDEKQRPAAYFLAIRVRGGDNDAKVDALTSGVASVFFGVQLQCAKCHDHPFVDQWKQDHYYGLAAFLGRTQEARIENTPIVKERAEGEVKFVTTAQEEKTARLMFLDSRILDEPPPPADRGQWYSKANGGLPDAPYFSRRATLAEYALKADSPFFKRAIVNRMWKQLMGRGLVEPVDQMHVANPASHPVLLDHLADDFATSGFDLRRLMAEILHSEAYFRSSRWTSTAERPRDSDYATAILKPLTPDQLAVSVGLATGHFEQSRAKFEREKKNRKIEEITPAISRAMYWRERDVQDFAARFRTGGESFEANAAQALFLSYNSLIEKQLQPSAGNLIDRLAKQADNDAAVSEAFLTILSRAPRDDERSRAVEFLTSGDSSRPAKCRDLVWAVICSSEFRFNH from the coding sequence ATGCGAAGAATCTCAAAAACACTCGGCGCAGCCATCATCGGCGGAATGTGTTGGTTCGCAAGCCTGGCCGCATCCGCCGCCAATCCCGCCAGCGGCTTGATCGATACCGAAATTCAAGCAGCCCTGTCCGCAAAAGAGCTGACCCCCGCGCCGCGGGCGGAAGACTCCGAGCTGCTGCGCCGGATTTATCTCGACGTGCTGGGACGGATCCCGACCTCCTCCGAAGCCGCACAATACCTGGCCGATTCCAGCGCTGACAAACATCATCGCCTCATCGACGCACTCCTCGCCCATGACGAGATGCCCGCCTATTGGCGCACGGTTTTCGACGAGTGGTTCAATAGCGCAGTCGGGGAACGCGACTTCGGCCGCGACGGATTCTTGGTTTACCTGGAAGAGGCAATCAAGACGAACAAGCCGTGGGACCGCCTCGCCCACGAGATGCTGGTTCCGGATTTGAAAGACGAAAAACAGCGGCCTGCTGCTTACTTCTTGGCGATCCGCGTGCGCGGGGGCGATAACGACGCCAAGGTCGACGCCCTGACTAGCGGCGTGGCCAGCGTCTTCTTTGGTGTTCAGTTGCAGTGCGCGAAATGTCACGACCATCCCTTCGTCGATCAATGGAAGCAGGACCACTACTACGGTCTGGCTGCCTTTCTGGGCCGCACCCAAGAAGCCCGAATTGAGAACACGCCGATCGTCAAGGAAAGGGCAGAGGGGGAAGTCAAGTTCGTAACGACAGCCCAAGAAGAGAAGACTGCGAGGCTCATGTTCCTGGATAGTCGCATCCTTGACGAACCCCCGCCCCCAGCAGATCGTGGCCAGTGGTACTCAAAAGCGAATGGTGGCTTGCCAGATGCGCCCTACTTCAGCCGACGCGCGACTCTGGCGGAATATGCCTTGAAGGCCGACTCACCGTTTTTCAAGCGCGCCATTGTGAACCGGATGTGGAAGCAATTGATGGGGCGAGGACTGGTCGAACCGGTCGATCAAATGCACGTAGCCAATCCAGCGTCCCACCCCGTGCTGCTCGATCATTTAGCCGATGACTTCGCAACGAGTGGCTTTGACCTGCGCCGGCTCATGGCCGAAATTCTGCACAGCGAGGCATATTTCCGCAGTAGTCGCTGGACATCCACCGCAGAGCGGCCCCGGGACAGCGACTACGCAACCGCAATCCTGAAGCCGCTCACTCCCGACCAACTCGCCGTGAGTGTTGGTCTCGCCACGGGGCACTTTGAGCAATCGCGCGCCAAGTTCGAACGTGAAAAAAAGAATCGCAAGATCGAGGAGATCACACCGGCCATTTCCCGCGCCATGTACTGGCGAGAGCGTGACGTTCAGGACTTTGCTGCTCGCTTTCGTACCGGCGGCGAGAGCTTCGAGGCCAACGCGGCTCAGGCGCTATTTTTGTCGTACAACAGCCTCATCGAAAAGCAATTGCAGCCGTCCGCAGGCAATCTCATCGATCGGCTTGCCAAACAAGCGGACAACGATGCGGCGGTGAGCGAGGCGTTCCTTACTATCTTGTCACGTGCACCTCGCGACGATGAACGCAGCCGAGCAGTCGAGTTCCTGACCAGCGGCGATTCGTCTCGACCAGCCAAGTGTAGGGATCTTGTGTGGGCGGTGATCTGCAGCAGCGAATTCCGTTTTAATCATTAG
- a CDS encoding SUMF1/EgtB/PvdO family nonheme iron enzyme: protein MDSLRHGARLTAILLTLGISSLVSAQDRTALVIANFDYGEHQLTQVKTDAATVAEALRKEGFRVTVAENISGKELKNTVEKFARSTVTRGMAILYFAGLGGQYQTSNSEGALRNHLQGAGKPQDSRNPEREFIPLPDIVKLLSDHSACTCNLVILDAAGTNPFFAGRTNQPSGLAAVQATDLPSDTAVLLAATPNVTLEQPSQLGAAFAKHLPRGRDSVDKVLTAIIDEVRQKSGEKQVPTATKSKLVATASWELGANELFLETPLARDGERPGQHWINSAGMVFCWCPPGQFLMGKAAQDGQADFEDAKPVEVTLTSGFWIGKYEITQLEAERLKVGAGRYPFPGKHYPLHMIQQGQASKLISALNDQERKAGRLPDGWEYALPTEAEWEYACRAGTTTRYAFGDDESQLCRHANYADRSLLESDGAMQFADARFDDGFAKALAPIGSYQPNMWGLHDMHGNVAEWCLDRYLPQLPGGENPRIDEKNKAAAPAGIIRGGSWCSTAEYCESAFRNSEFSGGNAKGRDYIGFRLVLRKK, encoded by the coding sequence ATGGATTCTCTAAGACATGGCGCGCGGTTGACAGCGATCCTGCTTACGTTAGGGATCTCGTCACTCGTGTCCGCTCAGGACCGGACAGCGCTGGTCATCGCTAATTTCGACTATGGCGAGCATCAACTAACGCAGGTCAAAACAGATGCGGCAACGGTCGCCGAGGCGTTGCGAAAGGAAGGCTTTCGCGTGACGGTGGCCGAGAACATTTCCGGCAAGGAACTGAAAAACACCGTCGAGAAGTTTGCCCGCAGCACGGTGACTCGCGGTATGGCGATACTTTATTTTGCCGGTCTTGGCGGGCAGTATCAGACAAGCAACTCGGAAGGCGCTTTACGGAACCACCTTCAAGGTGCGGGCAAGCCGCAGGACTCCCGTAACCCGGAACGGGAGTTCATTCCCCTTCCGGATATCGTCAAGTTGCTTAGTGATCACTCTGCGTGTACCTGCAACCTAGTGATCTTGGATGCGGCAGGGACGAATCCGTTTTTTGCTGGCCGAACGAATCAGCCCTCTGGTTTGGCGGCAGTCCAAGCGACTGACCTGCCCAGCGATACTGCCGTGCTGCTGGCAGCCACGCCAAACGTAACGCTGGAGCAGCCTTCCCAGCTCGGGGCAGCATTCGCCAAGCACCTGCCGCGTGGACGCGATTCAGTCGACAAGGTGCTTACCGCGATAATTGACGAAGTGAGACAGAAGAGCGGTGAGAAGCAAGTACCAACCGCTACGAAGAGCAAGCTGGTTGCAACCGCCTCGTGGGAACTCGGGGCAAATGAACTTTTTCTGGAAACCCCGTTGGCTCGCGACGGGGAGCGTCCCGGACAACATTGGATCAACTCGGCGGGGATGGTGTTCTGTTGGTGTCCGCCGGGACAATTCTTGATGGGAAAAGCGGCGCAAGATGGTCAGGCCGACTTTGAAGACGCCAAACCGGTCGAGGTCACGCTGACGAGCGGTTTTTGGATCGGCAAATACGAGATTACGCAACTGGAAGCGGAACGACTGAAGGTCGGCGCGGGACGTTATCCGTTCCCCGGCAAGCATTATCCCTTGCATATGATTCAGCAGGGTCAGGCGTCCAAATTGATATCGGCCTTGAACGACCAGGAGCGGAAGGCGGGACGATTGCCCGATGGTTGGGAATACGCGCTGCCCACGGAAGCCGAGTGGGAATACGCCTGCCGAGCCGGAACGACAACGCGTTACGCCTTCGGCGACGATGAGAGCCAGTTGTGCCGCCATGCGAACTACGCCGACAGAAGTCTGCTGGAAAGCGATGGGGCGATGCAGTTTGCAGACGCGCGGTTCGACGACGGCTTTGCCAAAGCGCTGGCTCCCATCGGCAGCTATCAGCCGAATATGTGGGGATTGCATGACATGCATGGCAACGTCGCTGAGTGGTGCTTAGACCGGTATCTGCCGCAGTTGCCCGGCGGAGAAAATCCGCGGATCGACGAGAAGAACAAAGCGGCTGCTCCAGCCGGGATCATCCGCGGCGGCAGTTGGTGCAGTACGGCCGAGTACTGCGAATCGGCGTTTCGGAACTCAGAGTTCTCCGGCGGAAACGCAAAAGGCCGGGATTACATCGGATTCCGGCTTGTACTGAGGAAGAAGTAG